In Bythopirellula goksoeyrii, a single window of DNA contains:
- a CDS encoding DMT family transporter has translation MHDVAYQKEYKTPLDEYKRMYTNRCTESSGGYFSLAAMRSASAAERVLGRHVKTRSAALALRIAAYNADANQHEIKGDSMAWLYLIIGGLFEMGWPLGLKLGWNEQGIRPMPLALAIISMALSGLFLLIAQRTIPMGSAYAVWTGIGTIGTFVLGIIAFSEPATAARMASVGLIAAGIIGLKAFEH, from the coding sequence ATGCATGACGTTGCCTACCAGAAAGAGTACAAAACGCCCCTTGACGAATATAAACGTATGTACACTAATAGGTGTACCGAGTCAAGTGGGGGATACTTCTCGTTAGCCGCAATGCGCAGCGCCAGCGCAGCAGAGCGCGTCCTCGGTCGCCATGTCAAAACGCGCTCTGCTGCGCTGGCGCTGCGCATCGCGGCTTACAATGCAGACGCTAATCAACACGAAATCAAAGGAGATTCCATGGCTTGGCTGTATCTGATCATAGGAGGTTTGTTCGAGATGGGTTGGCCCTTGGGTCTGAAACTAGGCTGGAACGAACAGGGGATCCGGCCCATGCCACTTGCTCTGGCGATCATCTCGATGGCGCTGAGTGGGTTGTTTCTCCTTATCGCCCAGCGGACCATCCCGATGGGATCTGCCTATGCCGTCTGGACGGGGATCGGCACGATCGGGACCTTTGTACTCGGCATCATCGCGTTTTCCGAGCCGGCAACTGCGGCCAGAATGGCAAGCGTGGGATTAATCGCAGCAGGAATCATTGGGCTAAAGGCTTTCGAGCACTAG
- a CDS encoding helix-turn-helix domain-containing protein: MHTTQSETQLHGLRLLPGANIRRLMARLDMTLQDVVGATGLDERTLRSMLQGSTRPHARTLHKLAHGLGVATDELFQDPFGNGQAAFDRATNPLVADVIDSHPEMFDDWHSTDYEELFSRMGVGGELTEEGTLSAAIAMNARRELQYQVSVILETGEADLLREFVGMLFRRVTEVG; this comes from the coding sequence ATGCATACGACACAATCTGAGACTCAACTGCACGGGCTGCGACTGCTGCCGGGGGCGAATATTCGGCGGTTGATGGCCCGACTGGATATGACCCTGCAAGATGTGGTGGGCGCCACGGGACTCGATGAGCGGACCCTGCGGAGCATGTTGCAGGGGTCCACCCGGCCTCATGCGCGTACGTTGCACAAATTGGCTCATGGCCTGGGCGTTGCCACCGACGAGCTGTTTCAGGATCCGTTCGGCAATGGTCAGGCAGCCTTCGATCGGGCCACCAATCCGCTCGTTGCCGATGTGATCGACAGTCATCCCGAGATGTTCGACGACTGGCACAGCACGGACTACGAAGAACTCTTCAGCCGCATGGGGGTCGGCGGCGAGTTGACCGAGGAGGGAACCCTCTCCGCGGCGATCGCAATGAATGCTCGCCGCGAGTTGCAGTACCAGGTGTCGGTGATTCTGGAAACCGGCGAGGCTGATTTATTGCGGGAATTTGTCGGAATGTTGTTTCGGCGGGTGACGGAGGTGGGGTGA
- a CDS encoding four helix bundle protein translates to MSDFKQLEAWKQSMQLVDQVYDLCKLLPTDERYGIISQMQRCSISIPANLAEGCGRDSTKDFLRHVAISRGSLAELSTFLTFVQRRRFVTPESVTTIEEQLETCAKLLGGLRRSLRRKLNL, encoded by the coding sequence ATGAGTGATTTCAAGCAGCTTGAGGCGTGGAAGCAATCAATGCAGTTAGTAGACCAAGTTTATGATCTGTGCAAACTCTTACCAACTGATGAACGATATGGCATTATCTCTCAGATGCAAAGATGCTCTATCTCGATACCTGCCAACTTAGCTGAAGGATGTGGCCGTGATTCGACAAAAGATTTCCTGAGGCACGTTGCCATATCCCGCGGTTCCCTCGCAGAACTCTCTACCTTCTTGACGTTTGTCCAACGACGCCGTTTCGTTACACCAGAATCTGTGACAACAATAGAAGAGCAGCTTGAGACCTGCGCCAAGCTACTCGGAGGATTACGTCGCTCCCTTCGCAGAAAGCTTAATCTCTAA
- a CDS encoding phage major capsid protein: protein MSLNYRELKRRYELDGADRTVDHLSEALRERHLTAEDFSLRDLAEALVPDGRQWLRMLDPRNSGQVSMMEASDGVDVTAFLNVTGQVVYSKILDAYTQEAFVVSKLVQTIPTRLDGEKIPGATRVADNIDEVGPGMPYPNLGFGQDYIETPATAKRGFIVPVTKEAIFFDRTHLVLSRAAEVGEILGLNKEKRLLDLVIGATNNYKTNGTSYDTYQTVGPWVNTLASNELVDWTNVDAAEQLFAEILDPHTEEPVLVRGTTVLVMPAYRHAAHRVFKAAEIEYTASGSETSTRASNPLGNYRVEESRLAYRRVIASGVDAADARKYWFIGDLAKAFAYMENWPITVTQAPVNSEADFNNDIVLRFKASERGAAAVLNPRFVVKCTG, encoded by the coding sequence GTGTCACTCAATTATCGAGAACTCAAACGACGCTATGAATTGGACGGCGCCGACCGCACGGTCGACCACTTGTCGGAAGCCCTGCGCGAACGGCATCTGACGGCCGAAGATTTTTCACTCCGCGATTTGGCTGAGGCGTTGGTGCCTGATGGTCGACAGTGGTTGCGGATGCTCGACCCGCGCAACAGTGGGCAAGTAAGCATGATGGAAGCCTCGGACGGCGTTGATGTCACAGCGTTTCTGAACGTCACTGGGCAGGTCGTGTACTCCAAGATCCTCGATGCCTATACGCAAGAGGCGTTTGTCGTATCGAAACTCGTACAGACGATTCCTACGCGGCTCGATGGAGAAAAGATTCCCGGCGCCACTCGTGTTGCCGACAACATCGACGAGGTCGGGCCAGGAATGCCGTATCCGAATCTGGGCTTCGGCCAGGATTACATCGAAACACCAGCCACCGCCAAGCGGGGGTTCATCGTGCCAGTGACCAAAGAAGCAATCTTCTTTGACCGCACCCACTTGGTGCTCAGTCGGGCTGCGGAAGTCGGCGAGATTCTGGGCCTCAACAAGGAAAAGCGGCTCTTGGATCTCGTCATTGGGGCGACCAATAACTACAAGACCAATGGCACGAGCTATGACACCTACCAAACGGTTGGGCCGTGGGTCAATACGCTTGCGAGCAACGAACTGGTGGATTGGACCAATGTCGACGCGGCTGAACAGTTGTTCGCGGAGATTCTCGATCCGCATACCGAGGAGCCTGTCTTGGTGCGGGGGACGACGGTGCTGGTGATGCCTGCTTATCGTCACGCGGCCCATCGTGTGTTCAAAGCGGCGGAGATCGAATACACCGCTAGTGGAAGTGAAACCAGTACACGCGCCAGCAACCCGCTGGGCAACTACCGCGTCGAGGAGAGTCGACTGGCCTATCGCCGGGTGATTGCCTCCGGCGTGGATGCTGCCGATGCGCGGAAGTACTGGTTCATCGGCGATCTCGCCAAGGCGTTTGCCTACATGGAGAACTGGCCGATCACCGTCACGCAGGCCCCGGTCAACAGCGAAGCCGATTTCAACAACGACATCGTACTGCGTTTCAAAGCAAGCGAACGCGGCGCGGCCGCAGTATTGAATCCTCGCTTCGTAGTGAAGTGTACTGGCTAA
- a CDS encoding PEP-CTERM sorting domain-containing protein (PEP-CTERM proteins occur, often in large numbers, in the proteomes of bacteria that also encode an exosortase, a predicted intramembrane cysteine proteinase. The presence of a PEP-CTERM domain at a protein's C-terminus predicts cleavage within the sorting domain, followed by covalent anchoring to some some component of the (usually Gram-negative) cell surface. Many PEP-CTERM proteins exhibit an unusual sequence composition that includes large numbers of potential glycosylation sites. Expression of one such protein has been shown restore the ability of a bacterium to form floc, a type of biofilm.): MKNTSRWLLFLVVLLGCSVQSAAALTNQVVFFNGFLADTNPSTGLGILNSTLTMLGIPGYEGKLFEWTQRQQAYDWVQQYTSDRSTLVLVGHSFGGNSAFELADDFLKPAGLTVDLVIQLDPVAYQSGAIDMVPTNVDVGINYYQISTGLFEPQGEDFVAGATNINTEVLFNDTSITHTSIDNDPRLHALIGQNILDNLNQTSVDFDQDGDFDGADFLTWQRNPNVGSLSDWQANYGEVPISAASTAVPEPSTFVLLFMAANLTLLSRRHTCLRGM; this comes from the coding sequence ATGAAAAATACTTCACGTTGGTTGCTGTTCCTGGTCGTGCTGCTTGGATGTTCCGTCCAGTCTGCGGCGGCACTGACTAATCAGGTCGTGTTCTTTAACGGCTTCCTAGCCGATACGAACCCGAGCACGGGGCTGGGGATTCTCAACTCGACGCTCACCATGCTCGGCATCCCCGGTTACGAGGGCAAACTTTTCGAGTGGACACAACGGCAACAGGCTTATGATTGGGTGCAGCAATACACAAGCGACCGTAGTACCTTGGTGCTCGTCGGCCATAGTTTTGGCGGTAACAGTGCATTCGAGCTTGCCGACGATTTTCTGAAACCGGCGGGGTTAACTGTCGATCTCGTAATCCAGCTCGATCCCGTGGCCTATCAATCCGGTGCGATCGACATGGTGCCGACTAACGTCGATGTGGGCATCAACTACTATCAGATTTCCACGGGATTATTCGAACCTCAGGGAGAAGACTTTGTTGCGGGTGCCACGAACATCAACACGGAAGTGCTGTTTAACGACACATCGATCACGCACACCTCGATCGACAACGACCCGCGCTTGCACGCTCTCATCGGCCAGAATATTCTCGACAATCTCAATCAAACGAGCGTCGACTTCGATCAAGATGGAGACTTCGACGGCGCTGATTTTCTCACTTGGCAACGTAATCCAAACGTCGGCAGCCTAAGCGACTGGCAGGCGAATTATGGCGAAGTCCCAATCTCGGCAGCTTCAACTGCGGTGCCCGAACCATCAACGTTCGTGTTGCTATTCATGGCAGCGAATCTAACGCTTCTCAGCCGGAGGCACACCTGCCTCCGGGGAATGTGA
- a CDS encoding DUF6268 family outer membrane beta-barrel protein → MHRWQISPVVCVFLWSAGLDVQGQQAVVSDLGGIEAVDFQLSPSRDLEADVSQGLVDLPTLSRPAKRKVGAPSGERSPFSSQAYWLPTQNLASQPGNWSQAGTEIKLAAPLSLAEGNVWLATGGVQYTSINTLAVLPDSLIAMPGELWQIQTGVMNFREWDNGWSSGTILTVGSDSDQPFAALRDMTATVVTFVEIPRGDRDAWNLSVFYSPTSQLPYPLPGVAYVWRPSDQFTANLGVPFSLHYRPTETFTLTASYFPLTNVDVLAKWQLNEDWSLYGGYQVVNETYWLDERLDENQRLYLFDQRVTLGLQRKLFAGLSLDLSGGYVFDRQVFQSDSFSDNRRDEIDIDPGFLGLVQLSWAL, encoded by the coding sequence ATGCATCGCTGGCAAATCTCTCCAGTTGTGTGTGTTTTCTTGTGGTCGGCTGGTCTCGATGTGCAGGGACAGCAAGCTGTGGTAAGTGACCTCGGTGGGATCGAAGCGGTAGACTTTCAGTTGTCTCCGAGCCGCGATCTTGAGGCCGATGTGTCGCAGGGGCTTGTCGACTTGCCGACTCTGTCTCGACCGGCCAAGCGAAAGGTTGGAGCTCCCAGCGGAGAGCGTTCTCCCTTTAGTAGTCAGGCCTATTGGCTGCCGACGCAGAACCTTGCCAGTCAGCCGGGGAACTGGTCACAAGCGGGAACCGAGATCAAGTTGGCCGCGCCACTTTCACTTGCTGAGGGTAATGTCTGGCTAGCGACGGGTGGCGTGCAATACACATCGATCAACACGCTGGCCGTGCTCCCCGATTCACTCATCGCCATGCCGGGAGAATTGTGGCAGATTCAAACGGGAGTCATGAATTTTCGTGAGTGGGACAATGGCTGGAGTTCCGGCACAATTCTGACGGTTGGCTCTGACAGCGATCAGCCTTTTGCCGCGCTGCGGGATATGACCGCAACAGTGGTTACCTTTGTAGAGATTCCCCGAGGTGATCGGGACGCGTGGAACCTAAGTGTGTTTTACTCCCCCACCTCGCAGTTGCCCTATCCGCTGCCGGGAGTGGCGTACGTCTGGCGGCCCAGCGATCAATTCACTGCTAACCTTGGTGTGCCGTTCTCGCTACACTACCGACCGACCGAAACCTTCACTCTAACGGCAAGTTATTTTCCGCTGACCAATGTTGATGTCTTAGCGAAGTGGCAATTGAACGAGGACTGGAGCCTCTACGGCGGCTATCAGGTGGTGAACGAAACCTACTGGCTCGACGAACGCCTCGACGAGAACCAGCGGCTCTACCTCTTCGATCAGCGCGTCACACTTGGCTTGCAACGGAAGCTCTTCGCGGGGCTGAGTTTGGATCTCTCAGGGGGATATGTCTTCGATCGGCAAGTGTTTCAGTCCGACTCCTTTTCCGACAATCGGCGCGATGAGATCGATATCGACCCTGGATTTCTTGGCCTTGTGCAGCTGAGTTGGGCATTGTGA
- a CDS encoding pyruvate, water dikinase regulatory protein — translation MGKKRQAASDREPEKPNESYTIHLISGSTGDLLFRLASVAETQFSGIDFEILSHPLADTHEKLEHVLHGIMGPRAIVIHGLPDASSKQFVRSYCVRQHVPHFDATGPLFDFMADCVGQLADNDLSQLHKLDATYQKRIEAMEFAMEHDDGLGAATLQQADIVIVGLSRVSKSPTTLYLGSRGFKVANVSISPVTGFPAELTRLGKNKIVAFTMQPKRLHEIRVERMKHAGSPGTDYDDLQSVIREVIEFEQECQRRGYPLIDVTQLTIEQTAVQVLKALELAAR, via the coding sequence ATGGGAAAAAAACGACAAGCTGCCTCTGATCGCGAGCCTGAGAAGCCCAACGAGTCCTATACGATCCACTTGATTTCGGGCTCTACGGGTGATCTGCTGTTTCGCCTTGCCTCGGTTGCTGAAACACAGTTCTCGGGGATTGATTTCGAGATTCTATCGCACCCTTTGGCGGATACACACGAAAAGCTCGAACACGTCCTGCATGGGATCATGGGGCCACGTGCAATTGTAATTCATGGGCTCCCCGATGCGAGTTCCAAGCAATTCGTGCGGTCGTATTGTGTGCGGCAGCACGTGCCCCATTTCGACGCGACCGGTCCCTTGTTTGATTTCATGGCAGACTGCGTCGGACAATTGGCGGACAATGATCTTTCGCAACTGCACAAGTTGGATGCCACCTATCAGAAGCGGATCGAGGCGATGGAATTCGCGATGGAACACGACGACGGTCTGGGTGCCGCGACACTACAACAAGCGGACATCGTGATCGTAGGCTTGAGCCGTGTGAGCAAGAGTCCCACGACGTTGTACTTAGGTTCGCGTGGTTTCAAGGTAGCCAATGTGTCGATTTCGCCGGTGACAGGTTTTCCCGCAGAGCTTACACGACTTGGCAAGAATAAGATCGTCGCCTTCACGATGCAGCCCAAGCGGCTCCATGAGATTCGTGTGGAACGGATGAAACATGCCGGTTCTCCCGGCACCGACTACGACGACCTGCAGAGCGTGATTCGGGAAGTAATCGAGTTTGAGCAGGAGTGCCAGCGACGAGGCTACCCCTTGATCGACGTGACACAGTTGACCATCGAACAGACTGCCGTGCAGGTACTGAAGGCGTTGGAACTGGCAGCGCGGTGA
- a CDS encoding serine hydrolase domain-containing protein, with protein MHFRTIFLFNCLAILFLTNYGLAQQLPTVSPEEVGMSSQKLAKISEVMQQRVEDGEIVGGSVLVARRGKVVFFEQFGHMDAEAQKPWQADTIVRIYSMTKSITTAAALMLVEEGKLALDDPVEKYLPELADRTVYDEAGNQPAKSAMTIQQLMTHTSGLIYGNPEGSPVERLYAEEDLLDRNGTLQDVIDKLSGLPLIFDPGTDWHYGTSTDVLGAVVERVSGKPLDAFLSERIFEPLGMVDTAFQVPPEKLDRFAVCYEQKEGKWTVEDDPATSRYARPATFLSGGGGLVSTASDYWRFFNMIAAGGEAGGKRFLKPETVALMTHNQLDDKTGWADDPGAGFGLGFRVVCKPIPAEDRRLLGEYGWGGMASTQYWANPREEFTVVTLEQSLPYRDSTFVVANPLVYDAIVEGK; from the coding sequence ATGCATTTCCGAACGATTTTCTTATTCAATTGTCTGGCGATTCTTTTTCTCACCAACTACGGACTTGCCCAACAGCTTCCCACTGTCTCGCCCGAAGAGGTCGGCATGTCGAGCCAGAAGCTCGCCAAGATCAGCGAGGTGATGCAGCAGCGCGTCGAAGACGGAGAAATCGTGGGCGGATCGGTCTTGGTCGCGCGGCGGGGAAAAGTCGTCTTCTTCGAGCAGTTTGGGCACATGGATGCCGAAGCCCAAAAGCCCTGGCAAGCAGATACGATCGTGCGGATCTATTCGATGACCAAGTCGATCACGACGGCTGCGGCGTTGATGCTCGTGGAGGAAGGAAAGCTCGCGCTCGATGACCCGGTCGAGAAGTATCTGCCGGAGTTGGCCGATCGCACGGTGTACGATGAGGCGGGCAATCAGCCAGCGAAGTCAGCGATGACCATCCAGCAGTTGATGACGCACACTTCGGGATTGATCTATGGCAACCCCGAGGGATCACCGGTAGAACGGCTATACGCCGAGGAGGATCTCTTGGACCGTAATGGCACGCTTCAGGACGTGATCGATAAACTCTCTGGTCTGCCGCTAATCTTCGACCCAGGAACCGACTGGCACTATGGCACTTCGACCGACGTGTTGGGTGCGGTCGTGGAGCGGGTATCGGGCAAGCCGCTTGATGCATTCTTAAGCGAGCGGATCTTTGAGCCACTCGGGATGGTTGATACGGCGTTTCAAGTTCCCCCTGAAAAGCTCGATCGGTTCGCCGTTTGCTATGAGCAGAAAGAGGGCAAGTGGACCGTGGAAGATGACCCCGCGACGAGTCGGTATGCGCGGCCGGCAACATTCTTGTCGGGTGGCGGGGGGCTTGTTTCCACGGCCTCCGACTATTGGCGGTTCTTCAACATGATCGCTGCCGGTGGCGAGGCAGGCGGAAAGCGATTTCTCAAACCGGAGACCGTAGCGCTCATGACACACAATCAACTCGACGACAAGACCGGCTGGGCCGATGATCCTGGCGCAGGTTTCGGCCTGGGCTTCCGTGTGGTGTGTAAGCCGATCCCTGCGGAAGATCGACGTCTGCTTGGCGAGTACGGCTGGGGCGGAATGGCGAGTACCCAGTATTGGGCAAACCCGCGCGAAGAATTCACCGTGGTTACCCTCGAACAGAGTTTGCCCTACAGGGACAGCACATTCGTCGTAGCGAACCCACTGGTGTACGATGCGATTGTCGAAGGGAAATAA
- a CDS encoding PH domain-containing protein → MNDQYPETFPIEIERDKLCRFYRVQSFIACSIVPFAFGFLFGGASTSKDRQRDFENAEQVWSEFLRGAITGIGWGLLIGATLYFVFGHFAARRWATALEVAVEGDFLRVKEGGSTRRDRKLHFRAIVDYATFQNPLMRLCEIDGILITTTSGGVYSTINVYAVKNALEVRDMLSEIDRLREDS, encoded by the coding sequence ATGAACGACCAATATCCTGAAACGTTTCCTATCGAGATCGAACGCGACAAGTTGTGCAGATTCTATCGCGTGCAATCATTTATCGCTTGTTCTATCGTGCCTTTTGCGTTTGGTTTTCTTTTCGGGGGAGCCAGTACGAGCAAGGATCGACAGCGGGATTTCGAAAACGCGGAACAAGTTTGGAGCGAGTTTCTGCGTGGAGCAATCACTGGAATTGGATGGGGGCTGCTGATCGGAGCGACTCTTTACTTCGTCTTTGGACATTTTGCTGCTCGGCGATGGGCCACCGCTTTGGAAGTTGCGGTTGAGGGAGATTTCCTTCGTGTCAAAGAGGGGGGCTCCACCAGACGAGATAGAAAACTTCATTTTCGGGCGATTGTCGATTATGCGACTTTTCAAAATCCACTGATGCGCCTCTGCGAAATCGATGGGATTTTGATCACAACGACTTCCGGGGGAGTGTATTCCACGATCAATGTCTATGCCGTCAAGAATGCGTTGGAAGTGCGTGACATGCTAAGCGAGATTGATCGCCTCCGCGAGGATTCTTGA
- a CDS encoding phage portal protein: MQDTTRLEHRLTEACDALWDLFVDPRSAYLDDTGQWWDSVATNGQAGQGVSVPFATEQQLADIRNQVRHLAATNEFAINGIENRVSYLVGTGHVYRACVRKGTHASAELETEVQTVIDEFLEVNHWQARQQEIVRRLDRDGEVFLRYFVDSHGITRVRFVEPDQVATPRELVNVPEATFGIHTEPRDVESVLGYYIDGQPVDAAAIQHRKANVDANVKRGLPLYYPVRKNLRRIDKLLRNMSVVAEIQSAIALIRKHRGASRSGVEQFVADQSQTTSAGSRTRQLSHYAPGTILDAPAGLEYDFPAAGIDASNFVAVLQAELRAVASRLVMPEFMFTSDASNSNYASTLVAEGPAVKMFQRLQAGLETDDRDVMWRAVENTALAGRLPNDIRRLVDIQITPPSLEVRNHLQHCQVEKIAFEKGILSPQTWSLKLGLDYDQEQKNLAMHQGEREA, translated from the coding sequence ATGCAAGACACCACCCGCCTTGAACACCGCCTCACCGAAGCCTGCGACGCACTGTGGGATCTGTTCGTCGATCCCCGCAGCGCCTACCTCGACGACACTGGCCAGTGGTGGGACAGTGTCGCCACCAACGGCCAGGCGGGGCAGGGGGTCAGCGTCCCCTTTGCCACCGAACAGCAACTCGCTGACATCCGCAATCAAGTCCGTCATCTGGCGGCCACCAACGAGTTCGCTATCAATGGCATCGAGAACCGCGTGAGCTATCTGGTGGGCACAGGCCACGTCTACCGGGCTTGCGTCCGCAAGGGAACCCACGCCAGCGCTGAATTGGAAACCGAAGTGCAGACAGTCATCGATGAGTTTCTCGAAGTGAATCATTGGCAAGCGCGGCAGCAGGAAATCGTGCGACGATTGGACCGCGATGGCGAGGTGTTTCTGCGCTACTTTGTCGATTCCCACGGCATCACTCGCGTGCGGTTTGTTGAGCCGGACCAAGTGGCCACCCCGCGCGAGCTGGTCAATGTCCCCGAGGCGACTTTTGGCATCCATACCGAACCGCGCGACGTGGAGTCGGTGCTGGGCTATTACATCGATGGCCAGCCGGTGGATGCGGCGGCGATTCAGCATCGCAAGGCGAACGTCGACGCGAACGTCAAGCGTGGCCTGCCGCTCTATTACCCCGTGCGGAAGAACTTGCGCCGCATCGACAAGCTGCTCCGCAACATGAGTGTAGTCGCCGAGATCCAGTCGGCCATCGCGCTGATTCGCAAACATCGGGGCGCGTCTCGCAGCGGCGTGGAGCAGTTCGTCGCCGATCAGAGTCAGACAACTTCCGCCGGCAGTCGCACGCGGCAACTGTCGCACTACGCCCCGGGAACGATCCTCGATGCCCCGGCGGGCTTGGAGTACGACTTCCCCGCCGCAGGGATTGACGCGAGCAATTTTGTCGCCGTGTTGCAGGCCGAACTGCGTGCGGTCGCCTCCCGCTTGGTGATGCCAGAGTTCATGTTCACCTCCGACGCGTCGAACTCGAACTACGCTTCGACGCTGGTGGCCGAAGGCCCCGCAGTAAAGATGTTCCAGCGTCTGCAAGCCGGCCTAGAAACCGACGACCGCGACGTGATGTGGCGGGCTGTTGAAAACACTGCCTTGGCAGGACGATTACCTAACGACATTCGCCGTCTGGTCGACATCCAGATCACACCCCCATCGCTAGAAGTGCGTAACCATTTGCAGCATTGCCAAGTCGAAAAGATCGCTTTCGAGAAAGGCATCCTTTCGCCGCAAACCTGGAGCCTGAAACTGGGGCTTGACTACGACCAAGAGCAAAAGAACCTGGCCATGCACCAAGGCGAGCGGGAAGCGTAA
- the terL gene encoding phage terminase large subunit yields the protein MSSRTQSLVDQMLRTDSTPQQTLASRLRQGVNRQWRTAARAQERNQSLDLLAWGRRYLARHFVHPPSKMHRWLAAELDLLPQQRGTKLNVIGPRGGAKSTIASLAYVLRVALEGWEPYVWILSDTSSQAQMHLANLKRELVENQRITQEYEHVHFERDVTECLLLNNGTLVEAFGSGQRLRGRRHGAHRPSLIVCDDLQNDEHMQSAYQRDTSSRWFHGTVLKAGDKRTNILNLATALHRDALAMQLDRTPGWISRKFRAIERWPTDMDLWAEWERIYTDVSRRDAGQAAWNFFQKNRQAMQAGADLLWPEREDLYLLMKMRTQEGHATFEREKQSSPLDPARCEWPAEYFDDSIWFQAWPADLQFKTIALDPSKGRDSKHGDYSALVVLGIDRRGMLYVEADLARRPTPEIVASGVALCWHHQADAFGVEANQFQELLADEFVREFARQGIHWCTPAAIHNHVNKQVRIRRLGPYLAQRRVRFLAASPGTQLLVDQLRDFPLGSHDDGPDALEMALRLAEEHYGSGNRNDGLGSRLIGGEP from the coding sequence GTGAGTTCTCGCACACAAAGCCTGGTCGATCAAATGTTGCGAACGGACTCGACGCCGCAGCAAACACTGGCAAGCCGCTTGCGACAAGGTGTGAATCGCCAGTGGCGCACCGCAGCCCGCGCGCAAGAGCGGAATCAGAGCCTCGACTTACTCGCCTGGGGGCGGCGGTATCTCGCACGGCACTTTGTCCACCCACCCTCGAAGATGCATCGCTGGTTGGCTGCCGAGTTGGATCTGCTCCCCCAACAACGGGGAACCAAGCTCAACGTGATCGGCCCACGTGGCGGGGCGAAGTCGACCATCGCCTCGCTGGCCTATGTGCTGCGTGTCGCCCTGGAGGGGTGGGAACCCTATGTCTGGATCCTCTCTGATACCAGTTCCCAAGCTCAAATGCATCTGGCCAACCTCAAGCGCGAACTCGTCGAGAACCAGCGAATCACCCAGGAGTACGAACATGTCCACTTCGAGCGCGATGTCACCGAATGTCTCCTGCTCAATAACGGAACCCTTGTCGAGGCCTTCGGCTCGGGGCAACGACTCCGCGGCCGTCGCCACGGGGCCCATCGTCCGTCGCTGATCGTCTGCGACGATCTGCAAAACGACGAGCACATGCAATCGGCCTACCAACGGGATACGAGCAGTCGTTGGTTTCATGGCACCGTCCTGAAAGCAGGTGACAAACGCACAAACATCCTCAACCTCGCCACAGCTCTGCACCGCGATGCCCTGGCGATGCAACTCGACCGCACGCCGGGTTGGATCTCGCGCAAGTTTCGCGCCATCGAGCGCTGGCCCACCGACATGGATTTGTGGGCCGAGTGGGAACGCATCTATACGGACGTTTCGCGACGTGATGCGGGGCAGGCCGCCTGGAATTTCTTCCAGAAGAATCGTCAGGCCATGCAGGCCGGCGCGGATCTCTTATGGCCCGAGCGGGAAGACCTCTACCTGCTCATGAAAATGCGCACTCAGGAAGGCCACGCCACTTTCGAGCGCGAGAAGCAGAGTTCGCCCCTCGATCCCGCGCGGTGCGAATGGCCGGCGGAATACTTTGATGACTCGATCTGGTTTCAAGCTTGGCCTGCCGACTTGCAATTCAAAACGATCGCCCTCGACCCCAGCAAAGGTCGCGATTCAAAGCACGGCGACTACTCGGCCTTGGTCGTGCTGGGAATCGACCGCCGCGGCATGCTCTACGTGGAGGCTGACCTGGCCCGCCGGCCCACTCCTGAAATCGTCGCGAGCGGCGTAGCCCTCTGTTGGCACCATCAAGCCGATGCCTTCGGCGTCGAGGCGAACCAATTCCAGGAACTCTTAGCCGACGAATTCGTCCGCGAGTTTGCCCGGCAGGGAATCCACTGGTGCACTCCCGCAGCGATTCACAACCATGTGAACAAGCAAGTCCGCATTCGCCGTCTGGGCCCGTACCTCGCCCAACGACGCGTGCGGTTCCTCGCTGCCAGCCCCGGCACGCAGCTCTTGGTCGATCAACTCAGAGATTTCCCGCTAGGCAGCCACGACGACGGCCCCGACGCGTTGGAGATGGCGCTCCGCCTGGCGGAGGAACACTACGGCAGCGGAAACAGAAACGACGGCCTCGGAAGCCGGCTGATCGGAGGCGAGCCGTAA